One genomic window of Candidatus Trichorickettsia mobilis includes the following:
- a CDS encoding transposase, translated as MFYASINEAEGVRELQNFSKKWDDKYPIITDIWQRNWSGIAPLFSFPDGIRKAIYTTNAIGVPGEAWLNKEVKFLSGKGVTNQPELSFAYATAM; from the coding sequence ATTTTTTATGCAAGCATAAATGAAGCAGAAGGAGTTAGAGAGCTACAGAATTTTAGTAAAAAGTGGGATGATAAATATCCGATAATTACTGATATCTGGCAGCGTAATTGGTCTGGAATCGCACCCCTTTTTAGCTTCCCAGACGGCATCAGAAAAGCAATTTATACTACAAATGCTATTGGTGTGCCAGGAGAAGCCTGGTTGAACAAGGAGGTGAAATTCCTCTCTGGCAAAGGAGTAACTAACCAGCCAGAACTGAGTTTTGCATATGCTACAGCAATGTAG
- the ltrA gene encoding group II intron reverse transcriptase/maturase, translating into MEGRGTQQDRVNNGQKEQSPNCNSFQTKLLSLTSRAKQIRDEPLRTLMHLVDKEWLGESWRKLRKGAAYGIDAVSSNKYAENLSLNLYKLLYRMQRGKYKAQPVKRVYIAKRDGSKRPLGLPTVEDKVAQNAVNLLLKAVYEPEFLLMSYGFREGKNSLQAVEDVKETIAQKKVSWVLDVDIASFFDNMQHEWLMKFVSHRIKDQRVLKHIKGWLEAGIMEDGKLIASSTGSPQGGVISPTLANIYLHYVIDLWCTKVARNSIKGEMYSFRYADDLLFCFQHENQAVKFQEMLKSRLQKFELEMNLKKSKLCRFGKFAIENSRKQNERRSTFSFLGFTFYNGISRNGKYKVGCRTESKRLSAAMNRVTTWCRENLHQPLPWQARYLNAVLRGHYNYYGVTGNYPSISAFYRHLERIWHKYLSRRSQRGYIPWERFWKIKDQYGLIKPHLPHSVHNN; encoded by the coding sequence ATGGAGGGAAGGGGTACACAACAAGACAGAGTCAATAACGGTCAGAAAGAGCAGTCACCGAATTGCAATTCATTCCAAACAAAATTATTGTCTCTAACTAGTAGAGCAAAGCAGATTCGTGATGAACCACTAAGAACTTTGATGCACTTAGTAGATAAGGAATGGTTAGGTGAATCATGGAGAAAGCTACGCAAAGGAGCTGCATATGGAATTGATGCTGTAAGCAGCAATAAGTATGCAGAAAATCTAAGTTTGAACTTATATAAACTCTTGTATAGGATGCAAAGAGGAAAGTATAAGGCTCAACCTGTAAAGAGAGTCTATATAGCCAAAAGGGATGGTAGCAAACGACCTTTAGGATTGCCTACAGTAGAAGATAAGGTAGCACAAAATGCTGTTAATTTATTACTAAAAGCAGTCTATGAGCCAGAGTTTCTACTAATGTCATATGGTTTTAGAGAAGGTAAAAACTCTTTACAAGCAGTAGAAGATGTTAAAGAAACAATAGCGCAAAAGAAAGTATCTTGGGTGCTGGATGTAGATATTGCATCGTTCTTTGATAATATGCAGCATGAATGGCTTATGAAGTTTGTAAGTCATAGAATAAAAGATCAACGAGTACTAAAACATATAAAAGGTTGGCTGGAAGCTGGTATAATGGAAGATGGGAAGTTAATAGCTTCTTCAACAGGATCACCGCAAGGTGGAGTCATTAGTCCAACGCTAGCAAACATATATCTCCATTATGTGATTGATTTATGGTGTACCAAAGTAGCCCGTAACAGCATAAAAGGAGAGATGTATAGTTTTAGATACGCGGATGATCTGTTGTTCTGTTTTCAACACGAGAATCAAGCAGTTAAGTTTCAGGAAATGTTGAAAAGCAGGTTGCAGAAGTTTGAGCTGGAAATGAACCTTAAAAAGAGTAAGTTATGTCGTTTTGGCAAGTTTGCTATAGAAAATAGCAGAAAACAAAACGAAAGAAGATCAACATTTAGTTTTTTAGGTTTTACCTTTTACAACGGAATTAGTAGGAACGGTAAATACAAAGTTGGTTGTCGTACTGAGTCAAAGAGACTGAGTGCCGCAATGAACCGAGTTACCACTTGGTGCAGGGAGAACCTGCATCAACCATTACCTTGGCAAGCAAGGTATCTTAATGCGGTACTCCGAGGACACTACAATTATTACGGAGTAACAGGTAATTATCCAAGTATCTCAGCATTTTATCGTCACCTAGAAAGGATATGGCATAAATATTTAAGCCGTAGAAGTCAAAGAGGATATATACCATGGGAGAGATTCTGGAAAATAAAAGATCAATATGGACTAATAAAACCGCACTTACCTCATTCTGTACATAACAACTAA